Proteins from a genomic interval of Microbacterium esteraromaticum:
- a CDS encoding VOC family protein: MGITLENVGITVRDIEATIAFFTDLGLHVVGRDTVSGEWSEVVTGLDGNHARIAMLQTPDGQGQLELIEYIHPEAIENMPTNPNDIGMHRVAFSVDDLDEALKIAARHGCHPLRGVANYQDMYRLTYLRGPSGILVMLAQVLSPA, from the coding sequence ATGGGCATCACGCTGGAGAACGTCGGAATCACCGTGCGCGACATCGAGGCCACGATCGCCTTCTTCACCGACTTGGGTCTGCACGTCGTCGGTCGAGACACCGTCAGCGGGGAGTGGTCTGAGGTCGTCACCGGTCTGGACGGCAACCACGCACGGATCGCGATGCTGCAGACGCCGGACGGGCAGGGGCAGCTCGAACTCATCGAGTACATCCACCCGGAAGCGATCGAGAACATGCCGACGAATCCGAACGACATCGGCATGCACCGCGTCGCGTTCTCGGTCGATGACCTCGACGAGGCACTGAAGATCGCTGCGCGCCACGGATGCCACCCGCTTCGCGGCGTCGCCAACTACCAAGACATGTACCGGCTCACCTACCTGCGTGGTCCCTCGGGCATCCTCGTGATGCTCGCGCAGGTGCTCTCACCTGCCTGA